One Agelaius phoeniceus isolate bAgePho1 chromosome 7, bAgePho1.hap1, whole genome shotgun sequence DNA segment encodes these proteins:
- the CREB1 gene encoding cyclic AMP-responsive element-binding protein 1 isoform X2 yields the protein MPAAHATSSAPTVTLVQLPNGQTVQVHGVIQAAQPSVIQSPQVQTVQISTIAESEDSQESVDSVTDSQKRREILSRRPSYRKILNDLSSDAPGVPRIEEEKSEEETAAPAIATVTVPTPIYQTSSGQYIAITQGGAIQLSNNGTDGVQGLQTLTMTNAAATQPGTTILQYAQTTDGQQILVPSNQVVVQAASGDVQTYQIRTAPTSTIAPGVVMASSPALPTQPAEEAARKREVRLMKNREAARECRRKKKEYVKCLENRVAVLENQNKTLIEELKALKDLYCHKSD from the exons ATGCCAGCAGCTCATGCAACATCTTCTGCCCCCACGGTGACCTTAGTTCAGCTGCCCAATGGGCAGACGGTTCAAGTGCATGGAGTGATTCAGGCTGCCCAGCCATCAGTTATTCAGTCTCCACAGGTCCAGACAGTTCAG ATCTCCACAATAGCAGAAAGTGAAGATTCACAGGAATCAGTAGACAGTGTCACAGACTCACAGAAACGAAGAGAAATCCTGTCCAGACGACCCTCCTACAG AAAAATTTTGAATGACTTGTCCTCAGACGCCCCAGGAGTGCCAAGGATCGAAGAAGAAAAGTCTGAAGAGGAAACAGCAGCACCTGCCATCGCCACTGTTACGGTGCCAACTCCCATTTACCAAACCAGCAGTGGGCAGTACA TTGCCATCACCCAAGGAGGAGCAATCCAGTTGTCTAACAACGGCACAGATGGAGTACAGGGTCTCCAGACGTTGACAATGACCAATGCAGCTGCAACCCAACCTGGCACCACCATTTTACAATATGCACAGACCACAGACGGACAGCAGATACTTGTACCCAGCAACCAGGTTGTTGTACAAG ctgcctcaggaGACGTGCAGACCTACCAGATCCGCACGGCGCCGACCAGCACCATTGCTCCAGGAGTGGTCATGGCGTCCTCGCCAGCGCTGCCCACCCAGCCGGCAGAGGAGGCTGCGCGCAAGAGGGAAGTGCGTCTGATGAAGAACAG AGAGGCAGCACGTGAATGTCgcaggaagaaaaaggagtATGTGAAATGTCTAGAAAATCGAGTGGCTGTGcttgaaaaccaaaacaagacaCTGATTGAGGAGTTGAAAGCACTTAAGGACCTTTACTGCCACAAATCAGATTAA
- the CREB1 gene encoding cyclic AMP-responsive element-binding protein 1 isoform X1, with amino-acid sequence MTMESGAENQQSGDAAGTEAETQQMTVQAQPQIATLAQVSMPAAHATSSAPTVTLVQLPNGQTVQVHGVIQAAQPSVIQSPQVQTVQISTIAESEDSQESVDSVTDSQKRREILSRRPSYRKILNDLSSDAPGVPRIEEEKSEEETAAPAIATVTVPTPIYQTSSGQYIAITQGGAIQLSNNGTDGVQGLQTLTMTNAAATQPGTTILQYAQTTDGQQILVPSNQVVVQAASGDVQTYQIRTAPTSTIAPGVVMASSPALPTQPAEEAARKREVRLMKNREAARECRRKKKEYVKCLENRVAVLENQNKTLIEELKALKDLYCHKSD; translated from the exons ATGACCATGGAATCTGGAGCAGAGAACCAGCAGAGTGGAGATGCAGCCGGTACAGAGGCAGAAACCCAACAGATGACAGTACAGGCACAACCACAGATTGCAACGTTAGCCCAG GTATCTATGCCAGCAGCTCATGCAACATCTTCTGCCCCCACGGTGACCTTAGTTCAGCTGCCCAATGGGCAGACGGTTCAAGTGCATGGAGTGATTCAGGCTGCCCAGCCATCAGTTATTCAGTCTCCACAGGTCCAGACAGTTCAG ATCTCCACAATAGCAGAAAGTGAAGATTCACAGGAATCAGTAGACAGTGTCACAGACTCACAGAAACGAAGAGAAATCCTGTCCAGACGACCCTCCTACAG AAAAATTTTGAATGACTTGTCCTCAGACGCCCCAGGAGTGCCAAGGATCGAAGAAGAAAAGTCTGAAGAGGAAACAGCAGCACCTGCCATCGCCACTGTTACGGTGCCAACTCCCATTTACCAAACCAGCAGTGGGCAGTACA TTGCCATCACCCAAGGAGGAGCAATCCAGTTGTCTAACAACGGCACAGATGGAGTACAGGGTCTCCAGACGTTGACAATGACCAATGCAGCTGCAACCCAACCTGGCACCACCATTTTACAATATGCACAGACCACAGACGGACAGCAGATACTTGTACCCAGCAACCAGGTTGTTGTACAAG ctgcctcaggaGACGTGCAGACCTACCAGATCCGCACGGCGCCGACCAGCACCATTGCTCCAGGAGTGGTCATGGCGTCCTCGCCAGCGCTGCCCACCCAGCCGGCAGAGGAGGCTGCGCGCAAGAGGGAAGTGCGTCTGATGAAGAACAG AGAGGCAGCACGTGAATGTCgcaggaagaaaaaggagtATGTGAAATGTCTAGAAAATCGAGTGGCTGTGcttgaaaaccaaaacaagacaCTGATTGAGGAGTTGAAAGCACTTAAGGACCTTTACTGCCACAAATCAGATTAA